In the genome of Drosophila yakuba strain Tai18E2 chromosome 3R, Prin_Dyak_Tai18E2_2.1, whole genome shotgun sequence, one region contains:
- the LOC26536132 gene encoding uncharacterized protein LOC26536132 isoform X3, with the protein MGRTAYMVHFIGSIFLMMSSILQIEVLVVIYLVTNIIHLIFCTAFIIDYALSCSFCIFESIPVFFTLVFSLYFWIVAYSYWRRLLWEHNLENDD; encoded by the exons ATGGGCCGGACTGCCTATATGGTGCACTTTATTGGATCGATTTTTCTGATGATGAGCAGTATCTTG CAGATCGAAGTTCTGGTGGTCATCTATCTGGTGACAAATATAATCCATCTGATCTTTTGCACCGCCTTTATTATCGACTACGCGTTAAGTTGTagcttttgcatttttgaatCGATTCCTGTATTTTTTACCCTGG TTTTCAGCCTTTATTTTTGGATAGTGGCCTATTCCTATTGGCGACGCCTTCTCTGGGAACACAACCTCGAAAACGACGACTGA
- the LOC26536132 gene encoding uncharacterized protein LOC26536132 isoform X4: MGRTAYMVHFIGSIFLMMSSILIEVLVVIYLVTNIIHLIFCTAFIIDYALSCSFCIFESIPVFFTLVFSLYFWIVAYSYWRRLLWEHNLENDD; this comes from the exons ATGGGCCGGACTGCCTATATGGTGCACTTTATTGGATCGATTTTTCTGATGATGAGCAGTATCTTG ATCGAAGTTCTGGTGGTCATCTATCTGGTGACAAATATAATCCATCTGATCTTTTGCACCGCCTTTATTATCGACTACGCGTTAAGTTGTagcttttgcatttttgaatCGATTCCTGTATTTTTTACCCTGG TTTTCAGCCTTTATTTTTGGATAGTGGCCTATTCCTATTGGCGACGCCTTCTCTGGGAACACAACCTCGAAAACGACGACTGA
- the LOC26536132 gene encoding uncharacterized protein LOC26536132 isoform X1, producing the protein MKCRGLRLKSCCCCVNLRAGCFFMALFEIFASILGFFVGEDGRFLLMGRTAYMVHFIGSIFLMMSSILQIEVLVVIYLVTNIIHLIFCTAFIIDYALSCSFCIFESIPVFFTLVFSLYFWIVAYSYWRRLLWEHNLENDD; encoded by the exons ATGAAATGTCGGGGACTTAGGCTGAAatcctgttgctgctgcgtgaATCTACGGGCGGGATGTTTTTTCATGGCGCTTTTCGAGATTTTCGCATCGATCCTGGGGTTCTTTGTTGGCGAAG ATGGCCGTTTTTTACTAATGGGCCGGACTGCCTATATGGTGCACTTTATTGGATCGATTTTTCTGATGATGAGCAGTATCTTG CAGATCGAAGTTCTGGTGGTCATCTATCTGGTGACAAATATAATCCATCTGATCTTTTGCACCGCCTTTATTATCGACTACGCGTTAAGTTGTagcttttgcatttttgaatCGATTCCTGTATTTTTTACCCTGG TTTTCAGCCTTTATTTTTGGATAGTGGCCTATTCCTATTGGCGACGCCTTCTCTGGGAACACAACCTCGAAAACGACGACTGA
- the LOC26536132 gene encoding uncharacterized protein LOC26536132 isoform X2 yields MKCRGLRLKSCCCCVNLRAGCFFMALFEIFASILGFFVGEDGRFLLMGRTAYMVHFIGSIFLMMSSILIEVLVVIYLVTNIIHLIFCTAFIIDYALSCSFCIFESIPVFFTLVFSLYFWIVAYSYWRRLLWEHNLENDD; encoded by the exons ATGAAATGTCGGGGACTTAGGCTGAAatcctgttgctgctgcgtgaATCTACGGGCGGGATGTTTTTTCATGGCGCTTTTCGAGATTTTCGCATCGATCCTGGGGTTCTTTGTTGGCGAAG ATGGCCGTTTTTTACTAATGGGCCGGACTGCCTATATGGTGCACTTTATTGGATCGATTTTTCTGATGATGAGCAGTATCTTG ATCGAAGTTCTGGTGGTCATCTATCTGGTGACAAATATAATCCATCTGATCTTTTGCACCGCCTTTATTATCGACTACGCGTTAAGTTGTagcttttgcatttttgaatCGATTCCTGTATTTTTTACCCTGG TTTTCAGCCTTTATTTTTGGATAGTGGCCTATTCCTATTGGCGACGCCTTCTCTGGGAACACAACCTCGAAAACGACGACTGA